The proteins below are encoded in one region of Alkalihalobacillus sp. TS-13:
- the acpS gene encoding holo-ACP synthase, with product MIIGIGIDIVEIQRIKRTSERQAKFAERILTEAELICFRSLEQRKSIEFLAGRFAAKEAYAKATGTGIGGQLSWKDVQILANEAGKPVIEDEKTDWNAHVSISHSKEYAVAQVILESSSS from the coding sequence ATGATTATTGGAATTGGAATAGATATCGTAGAAATCCAACGTATCAAGCGTACCAGTGAACGGCAAGCGAAGTTTGCTGAACGGATTTTGACTGAGGCGGAATTGATCTGCTTCCGTTCGTTGGAACAACGTAAGAGTATTGAATTTCTTGCGGGAAGGTTTGCTGCTAAAGAAGCCTATGCAAAAGCTACAGGTACAGGTATCGGAGGGCAATTGAGCTGGAAGGATGTACAGATCCTGGCTAATGAAGCGGGAAAACCGGTCATCGAGGATGAAAAAACGGATTGGAACGCCCATGTTTCGATTTCCCATAGTAAAGAATACGCAGTTGCACAAGTAATCCTTGAAAGCTCGTCAAGCTAG
- a CDS encoding rhomboid family intramembrane serine protease yields the protein MFIRTENFRSFKRLYPIITIIMAIHIVLFIGVNLFPALLHLTAGINFYIGAGEYWRLVTPIFIHESFPHVLFNTFSLFLFGPGLERILGKLKFILGYIGAGVIANIATFILQGPGYSHIGASGAIFGLFGLYVYIIYARKELIDQQNSQIVMTILVLSLVMTFVTPNINILGHLFGLVGGAALGPIILMGKRTRY from the coding sequence GTGTTTATTCGAACAGAAAATTTTAGATCATTCAAGCGATTGTATCCTATTATCACCATAATCATGGCCATTCATATCGTTCTATTCATCGGTGTCAATCTTTTCCCGGCATTGCTGCATTTAACTGCCGGTATAAACTTCTACATCGGTGCGGGTGAGTATTGGAGACTTGTAACCCCTATCTTCATACATGAATCTTTCCCTCATGTCCTGTTCAATACTTTTTCCTTATTCCTATTCGGGCCTGGATTAGAACGGATTTTAGGAAAGTTAAAATTCATCCTCGGCTACATTGGTGCAGGGGTCATCGCAAATATTGCAACCTTCATCCTTCAAGGTCCTGGTTATAGCCACATCGGGGCATCTGGTGCGATATTCGGTTTGTTTGGCCTGTATGTGTACATCATTTATGCCCGTAAAGAGCTTATCGATCAACAAAATTCCCAAATCGTCATGACAATCCTCGTCTTAAGCTTGGTCATGACATTCGTTACACCCAACATCAATATCCTCGGCCACCTCTTCGGTTTAGTAGGAGGAGCTGCGTTAGGTCCAATCATCCTGATGGGAAAACGAACACGATATTAA
- a CDS encoding PH domain-containing protein gives MYEPTRLHPLAAGLSFLKVLKEWIIPIIIFFLFGPGSPPGMAWVSFAPFLFILMLGGYGILYWYRFTYHIEGEELKIEYGVFVRKNRYIPKRRIQSIDYTQGIFHRVFDVVKINIETAGGPGGAEASLSAVSLANAEQLKEALREEKTKTEEADVLVEAEREKPAYSYKLSLKDLLLAASTSGGIGVTLPLIGTLSSQFENFIPDDFYVEAFNWLSGFSWIVIAVMVFFSLFFAWFISFVGVILKYANFQIRRFEDRIVISRGLLEKRELTLPLHRIQGIRIVESVLRQPFGFATVHVESAGGAGPEMGVSAMLFPFIKRSKINAELTEILPDYNVPEKMKPLPKRAMRRYILRNVAPAIFVVPLFWVIPSQFWFLLLIPVPILVMWGILDFKDSKWLIEGQSFYMQTRTLSRSMLITKKRRMQDFEIKQSIFQRRHDLITLKTAILSGGVGKVFQLKDVETRNSNETFGWFSRKSQESKIQ, from the coding sequence ATGTATGAGCCGACAAGACTTCATCCATTAGCTGCTGGATTGTCCTTTTTAAAAGTGCTCAAGGAATGGATCATCCCGATCATCATATTTTTCTTATTCGGTCCTGGAAGTCCACCGGGAATGGCCTGGGTGTCGTTTGCACCGTTCCTCTTCATCCTTATGTTAGGAGGCTACGGCATCCTGTATTGGTATCGGTTCACCTATCATATTGAAGGTGAGGAACTGAAAATTGAGTATGGTGTGTTTGTAAGGAAGAATCGCTATATCCCGAAAAGAAGGATCCAATCGATCGATTACACCCAGGGGATTTTTCACCGGGTTTTTGATGTTGTAAAAATCAATATTGAAACAGCTGGAGGTCCTGGTGGGGCAGAGGCCTCGTTATCTGCTGTCAGTCTAGCGAATGCTGAACAGTTGAAAGAAGCCTTGCGCGAAGAAAAAACGAAAACTGAAGAGGCTGACGTACTGGTAGAAGCTGAGAGGGAAAAACCTGCCTATAGCTATAAGTTATCGTTGAAGGATTTGCTGCTGGCAGCTTCTACTTCAGGCGGAATTGGTGTCACACTGCCACTGATTGGGACACTAAGCTCCCAGTTCGAAAATTTCATTCCGGATGACTTTTATGTAGAAGCTTTCAATTGGTTAAGCGGGTTCAGTTGGATCGTGATTGCTGTGATGGTTTTCTTCTCATTATTTTTTGCATGGTTCATATCCTTTGTCGGTGTGATCTTAAAATATGCTAACTTCCAGATCAGACGCTTCGAAGACCGGATCGTCATCAGCAGGGGGTTGCTTGAAAAACGGGAGCTTACCCTTCCTTTGCACCGTATCCAGGGAATACGCATAGTTGAAAGTGTCCTACGTCAGCCTTTTGGTTTCGCGACGGTACATGTAGAAAGTGCTGGAGGTGCTGGGCCTGAAATGGGCGTTTCTGCAATGCTGTTTCCGTTCATCAAGCGTTCCAAAATCAATGCGGAGTTGACGGAAATTCTCCCTGACTACAATGTGCCTGAAAAAATGAAACCATTACCGAAACGGGCAATGAGGCGCTATATTCTACGAAATGTTGCTCCTGCAATTTTTGTGGTCCCATTGTTTTGGGTAATTCCATCACAATTTTGGTTTTTGTTGTTGATTCCAGTCCCAATCCTGGTAATGTGGGGAATCCTTGATTTCAAGGATAGTAAATGGTTGATCGAGGGGCAGTCTTTTTATATGCAGACACGGACGCTTTCACGATCTATGCTCATCACGAAAAAGAGACGAATGCAGGATTTTGAGATCAAACAATCCATATTTCAACGACGTCATGATTTGATCACGTTGAAAACTGCAATTTTATCAGGTGGAGTCGGCAAGGTTTTTCAATTGAAGGACGTAGAAACCAGAAATTCGAACGAAACGTTTGGTTGGTTTTCTCGAAAGTCTCAGGAAAGTAAGATACAATGA
- a CDS encoding PH domain-containing protein, giving the protein MRLEPSNQIAPKALTVWRIYGAFNSLFFILLSIGSILLVLLTPVPVWVSIITILITALLTYLFIQVLPAIRHRVWRYEVREYEIELKFGLLIIRRVLVPMVRVQHVDTKQGPILRHYELSTVTVSTAATTHEIPALDRETADQVRDYISQMARVSEEDV; this is encoded by the coding sequence ATGCGTTTGGAACCATCTAACCAGATCGCACCGAAAGCTTTGACCGTATGGCGTATTTATGGTGCTTTCAATAGTCTTTTCTTTATTTTACTATCGATCGGAAGTATACTACTTGTTCTTCTGACTCCAGTTCCTGTTTGGGTATCCATTATTACCATATTAATTACTGCTCTGCTTACATATCTTTTTATCCAAGTGCTTCCAGCGATCCGTCACCGTGTCTGGCGGTATGAAGTGCGGGAATATGAAATCGAATTGAAGTTCGGGCTTTTGATCATTCGCAGGGTGCTGGTTCCAATGGTACGTGTCCAGCATGTCGACACGAAGCAAGGACCGATCCTCCGTCACTATGAGTTATCGACCGTCACGGTTTCAACAGCTGCCACAACTCATGAAATTCCGGCTTTAGATCGTGAAACAGCAGATCAGGTGCGGGACTATATCTCACAAATGGCCAGGGTGTCAGAAGAAGATGTATGA
- a CDS encoding D-alanyl-D-alanine carboxypeptidase family protein, protein MKRITVLVVSLLLSFVWILPENIYAEDDEPTDLLSETSILIDAKTGEVLAEENPDKRMYPASITKIVTAIMAIESGKMDDVVTISENAASVPGTQVYLVEGEQMTLRQLVQGLMINSGNDAAVAIAEHLSGSEEAFAQDMNEFAKEELGLKNTHFVNPNGLPDDDHYSTAADMAEFTRYAMQFDEFKEIVRTKEFDWKGAGWETTLYNHHKLLWRYDGAIGVKNGYTSKSKHTLVTAAERNGTSLIVVTMKNDSSEQAYQDTIELLNYGFEHYETEKIEKGTVFTNVDGKEIKLNEDKLFTHKINEGFEAKVNEDGNLIIKNDVDEEIASFPLVPDTKKSGAIKEAIGSVKVEDAEGNSLFSVLLKGSLLLLIVLFVWNFIRKRRRRKKKKLRKKRMMEEINRIKGST, encoded by the coding sequence ATGAAAAGGATAACCGTATTAGTTGTGTCTCTTCTTTTAAGTTTTGTTTGGATACTCCCAGAAAACATTTATGCAGAAGACGATGAACCAACAGATCTTTTAAGTGAGACCTCCATTTTAATCGATGCAAAAACTGGTGAAGTATTAGCAGAAGAAAATCCTGATAAACGAATGTATCCGGCGAGTATTACGAAAATCGTAACCGCGATTATGGCAATCGAGTCTGGAAAAATGGATGACGTAGTGACCATAAGTGAGAATGCAGCCTCTGTACCGGGTACGCAGGTATATCTGGTAGAAGGGGAGCAGATGACATTGCGCCAGCTTGTACAGGGATTGATGATCAATTCCGGGAATGATGCAGCCGTCGCTATTGCTGAACATCTATCAGGAAGTGAAGAAGCGTTCGCACAAGATATGAATGAATTTGCGAAAGAGGAACTTGGATTAAAAAACACCCATTTTGTGAATCCGAATGGGCTGCCTGATGACGATCATTATTCAACGGCTGCAGATATGGCTGAATTCACACGATATGCGATGCAGTTTGATGAGTTCAAGGAAATTGTCCGTACGAAAGAGTTCGATTGGAAGGGTGCAGGATGGGAAACCACCCTTTATAATCACCATAAGCTTTTATGGCGTTATGATGGAGCAATCGGCGTCAAGAATGGTTACACGAGCAAATCTAAGCATACGCTCGTAACAGCTGCCGAACGGAACGGTACCTCTTTAATCGTTGTTACGATGAAAAACGATTCATCCGAACAAGCCTATCAGGATACAATCGAGCTGTTGAATTATGGATTCGAACATTATGAAACGGAAAAAATCGAAAAAGGTACGGTCTTTACAAATGTTGATGGGAAAGAAATAAAACTGAACGAAGATAAATTATTCACTCATAAAATCAATGAAGGCTTTGAAGCGAAAGTAAATGAAGATGGAAATCTAATCATCAAAAATGATGTAGATGAAGAAATCGCTTCTTTCCCGCTCGTTCCAGACACAAAAAAGAGCGGAGCAATTAAAGAAGCGATCGGAAGTGTGAAGGTTGAGGATGCTGAAGGCAATTCCTTGTTTTCTGTTTTATTGAAAGGAAGTTTACTCCTCCTTATCGTGTTGTTCGTATGGAACTTCATTAGAAAAAGGAGAAGACGGAAGAAGAAAAAGCTGCGGAAAAAGCGTATGATGGAAGAAATTAACCGGATAAAGGGTTCGACTTAA
- a CDS encoding NUDIX hydrolase codes for MWKGSAAVCVKDRKLLMVQQGEEKLWTIPSGEKFDKESYEACCLRELEEETGYLGDIQRSLFVKKGQSFGIDVKVHYFRVQITGGEMKIQDPDELIHDIKWVSLKELQTLDLSFPEDFVFLSEYIKQP; via the coding sequence ATGTGGAAAGGCTCAGCTGCTGTTTGTGTGAAGGACCGAAAGCTTTTGATGGTACAACAAGGTGAAGAGAAGCTATGGACGATTCCATCCGGAGAAAAGTTTGATAAGGAGTCCTACGAAGCATGTTGTTTACGTGAACTAGAAGAAGAAACGGGATACCTCGGTGATATTCAGCGGTCGTTATTCGTGAAAAAAGGGCAAAGTTTCGGCATCGATGTTAAAGTCCATTACTTTCGTGTCCAGATCACAGGTGGAGAGATGAAGATCCAGGATCCAGATGAATTAATTCATGATATTAAATGGGTGTCCTTAAAAGAACTGCAAACACTTGATTTGTCTTTCCCTGAAGATTTCGTTTTTCTTTCGGAATACATCAAACAACCTTAA